One Psychrobacillus glaciei genomic region harbors:
- a CDS encoding fatty acid--CoA ligase family protein translates to MSLVSHVQQIATQYPEKVAYHFMGRDTTYAEFQQSVERFASALQLLGIEKGDNVGFLLGNSPHFLISLYATMRIGATAVPINPIYTSEEISYIVKNSDAKAIIALDALLPLVEKGEDIFTTVENYIICETQPDTADKLKALPDSLKGKVKSFTLLISNSSPNAEPVEVLDDDNAVILYTSGTTGQPKGAMLTYKNVYSNARDVAEYLSFKPEDRIIATLPVFHVFALTVVVNAPLLMGATILLVPRFNLQDVFTIAKECKATVFAGVPTMYNFLYQFPEGKVEDFSTIRLAISGGSSLPVALLHNFEDKFNVRVSEGYGLSEASPVTCFNPIDRDRKPGSIGTNIVNVENKVVNELGEEVPVGEVGELIVRGPNVMKGYYKMPEETENTIRDGWLYTGDLARQDEEGYFYIVDRKKDMIIVGGYNVYPREVEEVLFEHPGIIEAAVVGVPDPTFGESVLAFVVKKDQSLTKEQLHDYCVEKLAKYKLPKQFEFLEELPKNTTGKILRRSLKEQTI, encoded by the coding sequence ATGAGTTTAGTTTCACATGTTCAACAAATTGCTACGCAGTATCCAGAAAAAGTTGCCTATCATTTTATGGGAAGAGATACTACTTATGCAGAATTTCAACAAAGTGTCGAACGATTTGCAAGCGCACTTCAATTACTTGGAATTGAAAAGGGAGATAATGTAGGGTTTCTATTAGGTAACTCTCCACACTTCCTCATTTCTTTGTATGCAACTATGCGTATCGGGGCAACCGCAGTTCCGATTAACCCCATTTATACGTCAGAGGAAATTAGCTATATTGTAAAGAATAGTGATGCAAAAGCGATTATTGCATTAGACGCATTACTGCCATTAGTTGAAAAGGGAGAGGATATATTTACAACTGTCGAAAACTATATCATTTGTGAAACACAACCAGATACAGCAGATAAATTAAAAGCATTACCTGATTCTTTAAAAGGTAAAGTGAAATCGTTTACATTGTTAATAAGTAACAGTTCACCAAATGCTGAACCAGTAGAAGTTTTAGACGATGACAACGCAGTAATTTTGTATACTTCCGGGACAACTGGTCAACCAAAAGGTGCGATGCTTACATATAAAAATGTCTATTCGAATGCTCGCGATGTTGCGGAGTATCTGAGTTTCAAACCGGAGGATCGAATCATTGCGACACTTCCAGTGTTTCATGTTTTTGCACTTACGGTTGTTGTAAATGCTCCATTGTTAATGGGTGCAACGATTTTATTAGTTCCTAGATTTAACCTACAGGATGTATTCACTATAGCAAAAGAATGCAAAGCCACTGTATTTGCGGGTGTTCCCACCATGTATAATTTTTTATATCAATTCCCAGAAGGAAAAGTGGAAGATTTTTCGACGATACGTTTAGCGATTTCTGGAGGTTCTTCTTTACCTGTAGCGTTACTGCATAATTTTGAAGATAAATTCAACGTTCGCGTTTCAGAGGGCTATGGATTATCCGAGGCATCCCCTGTAACTTGTTTCAATCCAATTGACCGTGATCGCAAACCAGGATCGATTGGGACTAACATTGTGAACGTTGAAAATAAAGTAGTGAATGAGCTAGGCGAAGAAGTTCCGGTAGGAGAAGTTGGGGAGTTAATAGTGAGAGGCCCTAATGTTATGAAGGGGTATTATAAAATGCCAGAGGAAACGGAAAATACGATCCGGGACGGTTGGCTATATACTGGGGACCTTGCAAGACAAGATGAAGAAGGATATTTCTATATTGTCGACCGCAAGAAAGATATGATTATTGTTGGAGGATATAATGTATATCCGCGTGAAGTAGAGGAAGTTTTATTTGAACATCCAGGCATTATAGAAGCTGCTGTAGTTGGTGTTCCAGATCCAACGTTTGGAGAATCAGTATTAGCATTCGTAGTGAAAAAAGACCAATCACTCACAAAAGAGCAACTTCATGATTACTGCGTTGAAAAATTAGCAAAATATAAACTTCCTAAACAATTCGAGTTTTTAGAAGAACTACCTAAAAACACGACAGGTAAAATATTACGTCGGTCATTAAAAGAACAAACTATTTAA
- a CDS encoding FtsX-like permease family protein, which produces MTFRQFAYHNVIRNSRVYAAFFMASIFSVMVFFLYSMLMFHPNIEDKFLRDIAFGGMLIAEIILIIFTLFFLFYSMSAFLQARSKEFGLLLNLGMEKNQLNRLIFLETMILGAISITVGIFWGFSFSKFFFMVIRELFLLDSLPLYLSWKPFALTIIVFLSLFVIISISSVVFIRKKEIIQLLKGYWNLNEQDEYVKWKAILGIVLLLTSYSLVILSLLKMSLWLTFIIIILAVSGTYLFFTDSMLYIIILIRKKKSLYWHPFRLIAFAEGSIKIRENARMFFVVTIVSTIAFLSVGVVTSFTSFTAQYRELNPVSIFYASDWDNPFEEKHIMQIAQGLQSENLSYELVKFNVKKQTSSNTHEQVNLIKESEVNSLALALKFPLVDLKQGDALLVPNTQEDFGNLTQQEEQTVLEESSVPLHLIGEYKQYIFPSLVIEHRTIIISDEDFVLITEPLFGHGLKESYKTFYAFHVPEWLRTKDIGTDIDKIMVESIGTTNINPTPFYFVNPGLNYSIIRSTFSLLLFTGLLVAAVLLLAAGSFVYFKLYTDLERDKKQYDVLRRMGVTEQELVKIVNRQLIPQFFLPWGLAMVHSTFSFIYLQAVWVDLAAVSIAKEMLFVLIAFTVIQVSYFYLIRWRYLAHIKAS; this is translated from the coding sequence TGCAGCATTTTTTATGGCGAGTATTTTTTCTGTAATGGTATTTTTTTTGTATTCGATGTTGATGTTCCATCCCAACATTGAGGACAAATTTTTAAGAGATATTGCCTTTGGTGGAATGCTTATTGCAGAGATTATACTAATCATTTTTACATTGTTTTTTTTGTTTTATTCGATGAGTGCTTTTTTACAAGCTAGATCTAAAGAGTTTGGCTTATTACTCAATTTAGGGATGGAAAAAAATCAGTTAAATCGCCTGATTTTTTTAGAAACGATGATATTAGGCGCTATCTCTATTACTGTCGGTATTTTTTGGGGATTTTCGTTTTCTAAATTTTTCTTTATGGTCATTCGAGAATTATTTTTACTAGACAGCCTCCCTCTATATTTGTCTTGGAAGCCATTTGCATTAACGATTATTGTTTTCTTATCATTGTTTGTTATCATTTCTATTAGCAGTGTAGTGTTCATTCGAAAAAAAGAAATCATTCAATTATTAAAAGGTTATTGGAATTTGAATGAACAAGACGAATATGTAAAGTGGAAAGCAATATTAGGTATAGTTTTACTACTAACTTCCTACAGTTTAGTTATACTTTCTCTATTAAAGATGTCTTTATGGCTTACTTTTATTATTATAATTTTAGCTGTGAGTGGTACATACTTATTTTTTACAGATAGTATGTTGTATATCATCATTCTAATTCGTAAAAAGAAAAGCTTGTATTGGCATCCATTTCGTTTAATTGCGTTTGCGGAAGGGTCTATTAAAATACGTGAAAATGCCCGCATGTTTTTCGTTGTAACAATTGTATCTACGATTGCTTTTTTGTCTGTAGGGGTAGTTACCTCCTTTACATCGTTTACGGCGCAATATCGTGAATTAAATCCAGTGAGTATTTTTTACGCTAGTGATTGGGATAATCCTTTTGAAGAAAAACATATTATGCAAATAGCGCAAGGATTACAAAGTGAAAACTTATCCTATGAACTTGTAAAATTTAATGTCAAAAAACAAACTTCGTCCAATACACATGAACAAGTAAACCTAATTAAAGAATCTGAAGTGAATAGTTTAGCACTTGCACTGAAGTTCCCACTAGTTGATTTGAAGCAAGGTGATGCGTTATTAGTACCGAATACGCAAGAGGATTTTGGAAATCTTACTCAACAAGAGGAACAAACGGTTCTAGAAGAGAGCAGTGTACCACTCCATTTGATAGGGGAATATAAGCAATATATTTTTCCATCTTTAGTTATTGAGCATAGAACAATTATTATTAGTGATGAAGACTTTGTACTAATAACAGAGCCGCTTTTTGGGCATGGACTTAAGGAATCGTACAAAACTTTTTACGCATTTCATGTACCTGAATGGCTTAGAACAAAAGATATAGGAACGGACATAGATAAAATAATGGTCGAGTCGATTGGAACAACCAACATAAATCCCACTCCATTTTACTTTGTTAATCCAGGTTTAAATTATTCCATCATTCGCTCTACGTTTTCTTTATTGTTATTCACGGGATTACTTGTAGCGGCAGTTCTTCTACTAGCAGCTGGAAGTTTTGTTTATTTTAAATTGTACACTGACTTGGAGCGAGATAAGAAGCAATACGATGTTCTTCGCCGAATGGGTGTAACTGAGCAAGAGCTTGTGAAGATTGTCAATCGTCAATTGATACCACAATTCTTTTTGCCATGGGGGCTTGCCATGGTGCATAGTACTTTTTCATTCATTTACTTGCAAGCAGTTTGGGTTGACTTAGCGGCGGTCTCCATCGCTAAAGAGATGTTATTTGTTTTGATTGCTTTCACGGTTATTCAAGTTTCTTATTTCTATTTAATCCGCTGGAGGTATTTAGCGCATATTAAAGCATCATGA
- a CDS encoding GNAT family N-acetyltransferase: MKEVTIRPVVEEEILRLWELSAKETSPEWKKWDAPYIPYEPKTLEQFLEKKDQYINQEDFWGICVDELLVGSLCYYWEHEASLWLEMGIIIYEPAFWNGGIGTAAIRMWITHLFNDLPLVRIGYTTWSGNDRMIKVGEKLGMTMEARLRKCFFYNGLYYDSIRMGILREEWEERV, from the coding sequence TTGAAAGAAGTAACAATCAGACCTGTAGTAGAAGAAGAAATCCTGCGACTATGGGAACTTAGTGCAAAAGAAACATCACCAGAATGGAAAAAATGGGATGCCCCTTATATTCCTTATGAGCCGAAAACATTAGAACAATTCTTAGAGAAAAAAGATCAATATATAAATCAGGAAGATTTCTGGGGTATTTGTGTGGATGAATTGCTAGTGGGATCATTATGTTACTACTGGGAGCATGAAGCTTCCCTTTGGCTTGAAATGGGAATAATCATTTATGAACCAGCATTTTGGAATGGTGGAATAGGAACTGCAGCCATCCGTATGTGGATCACGCATTTATTCAATGACCTACCACTTGTACGAATTGGCTATACAACTTGGTCTGGAAACGATCGAATGATTAAAGTTGGTGAGAAGTTAGGCATGACAATGGAAGCGCGACTTCGCAAATGTTTTTTCTATAATGGGTTATATTATGACTCTATTCGAATGGGAATATTGAGAGAAGAATGGGAAGAACGTGTATGA
- a CDS encoding ABC transporter permease, which translates to MSLLALSFTLLFVVITMLVSVWQKLDLEMDIAIGTIRAAIQLLAVGYVLQFVFQSKHLLFIVLIICIMIVVAALNAAKRAKGMTGVVWRIILSIATMEILMMGLLLSLQIIEATPQYIIPLSGMTIGNAMVACGLFLTQLKRETESSKGEIETLLSLGATSRQAVQDVLKRSVKFSMIPTIDAMKTVGLVQLPGMMTGMIIAGADPVEAVRYQLLIIFVFTSSSAITSMMLSVLCYKNLFTKDLQLKNWRQ; encoded by the coding sequence ATGAGTTTATTAGCATTAAGTTTCACCTTATTATTCGTGGTCATAACGATGCTTGTTTCTGTTTGGCAAAAGCTTGATTTGGAGATGGACATTGCAATTGGAACAATTCGAGCGGCTATTCAGCTCTTAGCGGTCGGGTATGTCCTTCAATTTGTATTTCAATCGAAGCACTTACTTTTCATTGTATTGATTATTTGTATCATGATTGTAGTTGCTGCTTTAAATGCTGCAAAAAGGGCAAAAGGCATGACAGGAGTCGTTTGGAGGATTATTCTCTCAATTGCAACGATGGAAATACTAATGATGGGACTTTTACTTAGTTTGCAAATTATCGAAGCAACACCTCAATACATCATTCCACTGAGCGGGATGACAATAGGCAATGCAATGGTTGCTTGTGGTTTATTTTTAACGCAATTAAAACGGGAAACGGAAAGCTCGAAAGGGGAAATCGAAACATTGCTTTCACTTGGTGCGACGAGTCGACAAGCTGTGCAAGACGTACTAAAACGTTCCGTCAAATTCAGTATGATTCCAACAATTGATGCCATGAAAACGGTAGGACTTGTCCAGCTTCCTGGTATGATGACAGGGATGATTATTGCTGGAGCAGACCCCGTGGAAGCGGTTCGCTACCAACTTTTAATCATTTTCGTATTTACTAGTTCATCCGCAATTACTAGTATGATGCTAAGTGTGCTTTGCTATAAGAACTTATTTACAAAGGATCTGCAATTAAAGAATTGGAGGCAATAA
- a CDS encoding ABC transporter ATP-binding protein, whose product MKALLELKNLTKNYWDTNEKNSRPFLFAHITATIQSPERIALLGKSGQGKSTLLRVLALLESIDSGEVRLKGLSTKDIDTRAWRMNIAYVAQQSVMLPGTIMDNLTTVSNLHNRAFDESSARCLMKDVGLEHLEWGKQAIDLSGGEKQRVALVRSLLLKPSILLLDEVTASLDQQSKEYVEQLLLKLHMEEATSFIWVTHDTEQAKKISERIWYMEDGKLTIDTKTKQFFENRNSVCSVTL is encoded by the coding sequence ATGAAGGCTTTATTGGAATTGAAGAATTTGACAAAAAATTATTGGGATACGAATGAAAAAAATAGCCGCCCTTTTTTATTTGCTCATATTACTGCAACCATACAGTCGCCGGAACGCATTGCTTTACTCGGTAAATCTGGACAAGGGAAAAGTACTTTACTTCGAGTACTAGCGCTGCTTGAATCAATCGATAGTGGGGAAGTTAGGTTAAAGGGACTTTCTACTAAAGACATAGATACTCGTGCTTGGCGTATGAATATAGCTTATGTTGCACAACAATCAGTCATGCTTCCAGGGACAATTATGGATAATTTAACAACTGTGAGTAACTTACATAATCGTGCATTTGATGAAAGTTCTGCACGATGCCTAATGAAGGATGTAGGGCTTGAACATTTAGAATGGGGAAAACAAGCAATAGATTTGTCTGGTGGGGAAAAGCAAAGGGTAGCATTAGTTCGCTCCCTATTATTAAAACCTTCTATTCTACTTCTTGATGAAGTTACAGCATCACTGGATCAGCAAAGTAAAGAGTATGTGGAGCAACTATTATTAAAGCTCCATATGGAAGAAGCAACGTCTTTTATTTGGGTTACACATGATACGGAGCAAGCAAAGAAGATAAGTGAGCGAATTTGGTATATGGAAGACGGAAAATTGACGATAGACACAAAGACGAAACAGTTTTTTGAAAATCGAAACTCGGTTTGTTCGGTGACATTATGA
- a CDS encoding S9 family peptidase — MTKRKLEVNDLFELHSIASPVLAPNGKEAVFIRTQMNEKDNKYYAYLYHLNMETEEITQWTYKKERVSSPQWSNDGRYIAFLSNREEKSQIYILPASGGEAKKVTDLEHGVSSFLWSPCGTKIWFSATLKEGRKWTDEPEKEEKKLPEAYVVDKMKYHADGAGLLPKDMYNHIGCITLDSEEIIQFTEGNFNYNLQAVSHDGKKLIIGVNREEKQDFSFRQPMYLVDAETKEETEIINEDGYFGGASFSKDDQYIAFVGMQRTFQNATHSEVYVYEVNSGNRHVLTEGLDAPVGDLSVADFQQGASAPDVVWTADNHLYFQVSTMGDVRLYFASLEGELYPATGEDEHVYGYDVDASGTYALLTISNPIFPGELFKQNLTTGERNVLTQFNKDLVNDTELVEPEVIVYKGADEWDVHGWLMKPAGYEEGKKYPFVVEIHGGPHAMYGNTFFHELQLLAAKGYGVLYVNPRGSHGYSQAFVDGVRGDYGGGDYEDIMAGLDYVLKENDWIDETRLGVTGGSYGGFMTNWIVGHTNRFKAAVTQRSISNWVSFYGVSDIGYYFTPWQIGADMTDINKLWDASPLKYASNVETPLLILHSENDYRCPIEQGQQLYITLKAMGKETSFVRFPQADHNLSRTGLPNLRLTRLEQITGWFEKYI; from the coding sequence ATGACAAAGAGAAAATTAGAGGTAAACGATTTATTTGAACTGCATTCTATTGCAAGCCCTGTACTAGCACCTAATGGAAAAGAAGCAGTATTTATTCGAACACAAATGAATGAAAAGGATAATAAATACTATGCATATTTATATCATTTAAATATGGAAACAGAAGAAATTACTCAGTGGACATATAAGAAAGAACGCGTATCTTCTCCTCAGTGGTCGAATGATGGAAGATATATCGCTTTTCTATCTAATCGAGAAGAGAAGAGTCAAATCTATATTCTTCCAGCAAGTGGTGGAGAAGCGAAGAAAGTAACTGATTTAGAACATGGGGTTTCTAGTTTTCTTTGGTCCCCTTGTGGAACAAAAATTTGGTTTTCTGCTACTTTAAAAGAAGGAAGAAAGTGGACAGATGAACCGGAAAAAGAAGAAAAGAAATTGCCAGAAGCATATGTTGTAGACAAAATGAAATACCATGCAGATGGAGCAGGTCTTTTACCTAAAGATATGTATAACCATATTGGATGCATTACGTTAGATTCAGAAGAAATTATTCAATTTACAGAAGGCAACTTTAACTATAATTTACAAGCCGTTTCTCATGATGGAAAGAAACTTATAATTGGTGTGAATCGTGAAGAGAAGCAAGATTTTTCATTCCGCCAACCCATGTATCTTGTAGATGCAGAAACGAAGGAAGAAACTGAAATAATAAATGAAGATGGCTACTTTGGTGGCGCTTCTTTTTCGAAGGATGATCAGTATATTGCATTTGTTGGAATGCAACGAACTTTTCAAAACGCGACGCATTCAGAGGTCTATGTATATGAAGTGAACTCAGGGAATCGTCATGTATTAACAGAAGGACTTGATGCGCCTGTTGGTGATCTTTCTGTAGCAGACTTTCAACAAGGGGCAAGTGCGCCAGATGTCGTATGGACAGCTGATAACCATTTATATTTCCAAGTATCGACTATGGGGGATGTTCGCCTTTATTTCGCTTCATTAGAAGGTGAATTATATCCAGCTACTGGAGAAGATGAACATGTCTATGGATATGATGTTGATGCATCTGGTACGTACGCACTTCTGACAATAAGCAACCCAATATTTCCCGGGGAATTATTTAAGCAGAATTTGACGACTGGTGAAAGAAATGTACTTACACAGTTTAATAAAGACCTTGTAAATGATACTGAACTTGTCGAACCAGAAGTTATTGTATATAAAGGTGCTGATGAATGGGATGTGCATGGCTGGTTGATGAAGCCTGCAGGATATGAGGAAGGGAAAAAGTATCCTTTTGTAGTTGAAATACATGGAGGGCCACATGCTATGTACGGAAATACATTTTTCCATGAACTTCAGTTATTAGCTGCAAAAGGATATGGCGTTTTATATGTGAATCCACGTGGAAGTCATGGCTATAGTCAAGCATTTGTTGACGGTGTTCGCGGAGATTATGGTGGCGGAGATTATGAGGATATAATGGCAGGTCTAGATTATGTGTTAAAAGAAAACGACTGGATTGATGAAACTCGACTTGGTGTAACTGGAGGAAGTTACGGTGGATTTATGACGAACTGGATTGTTGGGCATACGAATCGTTTTAAAGCTGCTGTAACACAGCGATCTATATCCAACTGGGTTAGTTTTTACGGAGTATCCGATATTGGGTATTATTTTACTCCGTGGCAAATTGGAGCGGACATGACCGATATTAACAAGCTTTGGGATGCATCACCATTAAAATATGCTTCCAATGTGGAAACACCTTTACTTATTCTGCATAGCGAAAATGATTACCGTTGTCCAATTGAACAAGGACAACAGCTATACATTACATTAAAAGCAATGGGAAAAGAAACAAGCTTCGTCCGTTTCCCTCAAGCAGACCACAATTTATCACGTACTGGTTTACCAAATTTACGATTGACTCGATTAGAGCAAATTACTGGATGGTTTGAGAAATACATTTAA
- a CDS encoding amino acid permease, protein MGGNQQLQRGLEQRHITLMSLGAAIGVGLFLGSATAIRLAGPAILISYIIGGFAILIIMRALGEMAVHNPVAGSFSRYAKDYLGPLAGYITGWNYWFLWVVTCMAEITAVGVYMKMWYPGTPSWIWALAALVIMTMVNLIAVKAYGEFEFWFALIKIVAILAMIFVGLGVIIFGIGNGGVAVGISNLWSHGGFAPNGIKGILMSLQMVMFAYLGVEMIGVTAGEAKNPKTVIPRAIDTVFWRILLFYVGALFVIMSIYPWNEIGNNGSPFVLMFEKIGIGPAAGIINFVVLTAALSSCNSGIFSTGRMLFNLAEQKQASASFKKISSTGVPSKAIMFSAALLLVGVILNYLVPEKVFIWVTSISTFGAVWTWGIILLSQLKFRKKLSKGEVSRLTYKALFYPLGSYVALAFLILVLGLMAYFPETRIALIVGPIWIIGLVFVYFKNGFDKR, encoded by the coding sequence TTGGGTGGAAATCAGCAATTACAACGTGGGTTGGAACAAAGACATATCACCTTAATGTCTTTAGGTGCAGCTATTGGGGTCGGTTTATTTTTAGGTTCCGCTACAGCTATTAGACTAGCAGGACCTGCAATTCTTATTTCATACATAATTGGTGGCTTTGCTATTCTAATTATCATGCGTGCACTTGGAGAGATGGCTGTGCACAATCCAGTTGCAGGCTCATTCAGTAGATACGCAAAAGATTATTTAGGTCCTCTTGCTGGGTATATTACAGGTTGGAATTACTGGTTTTTATGGGTAGTTACTTGTATGGCAGAGATTACAGCAGTCGGCGTTTATATGAAAATGTGGTATCCAGGCACTCCAAGCTGGATTTGGGCATTAGCCGCACTTGTCATTATGACAATGGTGAATTTAATCGCGGTGAAAGCATATGGAGAGTTTGAGTTTTGGTTTGCTCTTATTAAAATTGTTGCCATTTTAGCTATGATTTTTGTTGGTCTAGGTGTCATCATTTTTGGAATTGGCAATGGCGGAGTTGCTGTTGGTATTAGTAATTTATGGTCGCATGGTGGTTTTGCTCCTAATGGTATCAAAGGTATTTTAATGTCCTTACAAATGGTGATGTTCGCTTATTTAGGCGTTGAAATGATTGGTGTAACAGCAGGAGAGGCAAAAAATCCAAAAACGGTCATTCCTCGTGCGATTGATACTGTTTTTTGGAGAATCTTATTATTTTATGTAGGTGCATTATTCGTTATTATGTCTATTTATCCATGGAACGAGATTGGTAATAATGGAAGTCCATTCGTCTTAATGTTTGAGAAAATTGGAATTGGACCAGCTGCTGGTATCATTAACTTTGTTGTATTAACGGCAGCATTATCTAGCTGCAATAGTGGGATCTTCAGTACGGGTCGTATGTTATTTAATTTAGCTGAACAAAAGCAAGCTTCTGCTTCTTTCAAGAAAATTAGTAGTACTGGCGTTCCTTCTAAAGCAATCATGTTCTCAGCGGCATTATTACTAGTAGGAGTGATCTTGAACTATCTAGTTCCAGAAAAAGTATTTATATGGGTTACAAGTATCTCAACATTCGGCGCTGTCTGGACATGGGGAATTATTTTATTGTCTCAATTAAAATTTCGCAAAAAACTTTCAAAAGGTGAAGTTTCGAGATTAACTTATAAAGCATTATTCTATCCATTAGGGTCGTATGTAGCACTCGCCTTCTTAATATTAGTGCTCGGTCTCATGGCATACTTTCCAGAAACACGAATTGCGTTAATCGTGGGACCAATATGGATTATTGGATTAGTGTTTGTCTATTTTAAAAATGGGTTCGATAAGCGATAA